The following DNA comes from Streptomyces sp. NBC_00690.
CCGCCGCACGGAGGCGCTCGACCGGGTGACCGGCCAGGGCAACGGGCACATCCAGTACTCCTTCGCCGCCCATCGCGCGGTCGTCGAGGTCGACGTCGAACTGGGGCTGGTGAAGGTGGTCGAACTCGCCTGCGCCCAGGACGTCGGCAAGGCACTCAACCCGCTCTCCGTCGTCGGGCAGATCCAGGGCGGCACCACCCAGGGGCTGGGGATCGCGGTGATGGAGGAGATCGTCGTCGACCCGGTGACCGCGCGGGTGCGCAACCCCTCCTTCACCGACTATCTGATCCCCACCATCCTGGACACCCCCACCATCCCCGTGGACGTGCTGGAACTCGCCGACGAGCACGCTCCCTACGGGCTCCGCGGTGTCGGCGAAGCACCCACTCTCTCCTCGACCCCGGCCGTGCTCGCGGCCATCCGCGCCGCCACCGGTCTGGCGCTCACCAGGGTGCCGGTGCGCCCCGAGCACCTCACCGGTACGACCGGCGGGTGACGGACGGCTCTCCCCGTCCGCCACCCGCCGAAGACCCCAGGAGACCGCCATGCTGGACATCGCCGACGACCTGAACCGGTGGGTCGTGCAGGGCCGTGCGTTCGCCGTGGCCACAGTGGTGGGCATCAGCGGTAGCGCGCCCCGCCAACTGGGTGCGGCGCTCGCGGTCGACGCCGAGGGGAACGCGATCGGGTCGGTCTCGGGGGGATGTGTGGAAGGGGCCGTGTACGAACTGTGCCGCCAGGCCAACGAGGACGGTCGGCCCATTCGGGAGCGCTTCGACCACGACGATGAGGACGCCTTCGCGGTGGGACTGAGCTGTGGCGGTGTGATCGACGTCCTGGTCACCCCGATCCGGCCGCCCGGCAGCCGGGCCCAGGCGCACCACGCCGGGCCCGTCGATCCTTCGACCGTCGTGCACGCGGCGCTCGCCGCTGCCGCACGCGGCGAGAGCGTCGCACTCGCCCGGGTCATCGACGGGCCCTCCTCGCTGGTGGGGCGCGCCCTGCTGGCGCGGCCCGGCGGCGCCTGCGAGGGGACGCTCGGCGGTCGGCCGGAGCTGGATCGGGCCGTGGCCGCCGAGGCCGCCGTGTTGTGGGAAGCCGGCCGCACGGCCACCGTGGACCTCGGGGCGGACGGCAGTCGGTGCGCCACCGCCCTGCGCATCCTGGTGGAGACGACCGGGCCCGCACCGCGCATGATCGTGTTCGGGGCGGTCGACTTCGCATCGGCGCTGGTGCGCATCGGGAAGTTCCTCGGCTATCACGTCACGGTGTGCGACGCCCGGCCCGTCTTCGCCACCAGGGAGCGCTTTCCCGAAGCGGATGAGATCGTCGTCGACTGGCCGCACCGCTACCTTGACGCGACGCGCACCGATGCCCGGACGGTGCTGTGCGTCCTCACCCATGACGCCAAGTTCGACATCCCCCTCCTGGAACGCGCCCTACGGCTGCCCGTGGCCTACGTCGGTGCGATGGGATCCCGCCGTACCCATCGGGAGCGGGACGCCCGACTGCGCGCGGCCGGGCTGACCGATCGGGAACGGGCCGGGCTGCGCAGTCCCATCGGTTTGGACCTCGGAGCCCACACCCCGGAGGAGACCGCCCTGTCCATCGCGGCGGAGATCGTCGCGGGACGGCGGGGCGGCAGCGGCGTACCCCTGCGGGGCGGACAGCGCCCCATCCACCACTCCGGACCGCACCACCCGCCATCGGGGGAAGCCCACTTCGGGGCGTTGACGTAGGACTCGGCGTCGTACGGCTCGCGTCAAGTGGTCGGCCGATGGGGGCTGGGAAGCGGGCGGACGTACCGTCTCAGACGGGGCGGCGGGCCACGACCAGACGGCACCGGGGGCTGCCGTCCGGCAGCCGACCCAACTGCTCCAACGGACTGAGCTCCACCGTGAATCCGGCGTCGATCAACTCCTTGCGCACCTCGTGCAGTCGGAAGGTGCGGTAGTACATCACGAAGGACGGATGCCACAGTGCATTGCGTACCCGCATTGCCGCATCGAAGGCCAAGAGCGTCAGATACGCGGGGGAGCCGACACGGGGTGGTGCGGGCAGGGGGAAGGCGAACATCCCGCCCGGCCGGAGGGCCCGGTGGACCTCGGCGAAGAGCCGTGGGCGTTCCGCGGGCAGGAAGTGGCCGAACGCACCGAAGCTCACGGCCAGGTCGAAGGCGTGGTGGAAGGGGAGGGCCAGGGCGTCGGCGCGCACCCAGCCGGCGTGCGGTCCGTCCGTTGGCGCGGACAGCGACGAACGCGCCTCGGCGAGCATCCCCGCGCTGAAGTCCACGCCCGTGATCCGTTCCGAGCACACCTCCCGCAGGACGCCCATGCCCGCTCCGGTGCCACAGCAGAGGTCGAGGCCGCTGCGGAAGGGGCCGAGCGTCCGGATCGCGGCGGTCACCGGATCGAGGATGCGATCCGGGGTGCGGAAGGGTGTGGCGTTGAACTTGGGCGCGAGCAGGTCGTAGCCGCGTTCGATCGAGGAGAGCGCCTGCACGGTGAGTTCGCGGAGGGTGGGGCCCGAAGTGGAGAACATCGCCGCCACGGTACTGGCATTCGCCCATCGTGCGCGGAAGGAGTGGTACCGGCGGGCATCGATGTCACCCTGCGCGGGACCGGGCTCCTCATACGGAACACCATCGTCCCGGCCGTCGTACGAGGCCCTCGCGCAGTCATATGCGGTTGTTTGAAAGCTTCGGTGACATCCGTCCCGGTCTGTGATGAGGACTCGGTAAACGATAAGCAAATGCGAACACGAGGGCGACGTCTGCGGCTACGTTCACTCCATGAGTGCGAAAGAGGTCCCTCACCTCAGCACGGGGTGCCCAGCGCTGCCCCCGCTCAATCGAACGGTCCTGGATGAAGGTCCGGTGGCCCGTGCGCCCTGGTTGGTGTGCGCGATCGTCTGAACTCTCCCCCGCGTCTCCGGTGATGCCACCGGAGACGCTGCGTTTTTGCTGCTCAGCCTCTTGTCCCCAGCTTCCCTTGGTGCGTTGAATGCCGATCCATCACAGTGAGTCCCTGCAAGCCCGGATGGCACAGAAAGGGATCAACCCGGCTCGTTCGACCATGGACGGCAACTCCTGCGGTGCTCCTCGCCCACGAAGCGTTGGCGTCGACACTTCGTCCGGCCTTATGGTTCGGTAACGCTGAATGTTCGGTCAGCAACAGTTTGCGTTGACAACAAGGACAGAGATGACCAACGTGTTGGCGATTCCTGCGCAATTAGGTCGACCTGAGCGGATGTGGGAACGCGCCGTCGTCGTCGTACTGATCGCCGCCACCAGAACCGCGAGGCCGGTGTTCCGCCTGAGTGACTGCGCGCTGTCCTGCGCCCATTCCAACGGCGGATGGACACTCGCCCTCAGGCCCGACGGCAGAGCGCTCTTCTACGGTCAGGACGTGGACTGCAGCGACACCATCCACCGCGGACCCGGCCCCGTCGACCTCCTCGCCGGCGCCCCCGACTGGCTGCCGCACCGCCAGTTGCGGGACATGAACGACGCCCATGAACTCGGCTACCTCTACTGGTGGGAGGAGGGCCACTGGAGTCGTGCCCCCTACCCCGACTTTGTCGCGGACGACGGTCTCGTCGCCTCCTGTGACGGATACGCCGGGATCTTCGACGACCGGTCCCTCGCCAACAGCTTCGCCGACGCCGGTTACCGTGACCGGCGGGCCGCCGAACGTTTCATCTCCCGGGTCGAACGAGGGACCGTGAACGCCACCGCGCTCCAGGACCTGATGGACTCCGCCTCCGTGTTCAGCTCCCTCCCCCAAGAGCCCCGGATATCCACCGCCCTGGAGTGGGCCGCTCGACTGGGCGTCGCCGAACGGCTGGTGTCGGGACGCGCGGTGTGAAGCGCCCCGGTGCAACCAGGCCCGAGGCGCGAGGGTGCGGGGGCGCTGCGGCTCAGCCAAGCCGCCGCCAGAACTCCAGTCGATGCCCGCGCACATAGTCGACCGGACCGATCGCATCGGGAGCCAGGGACTGCGTGTACGGCACCGGGGCGCCCGGTGCGTACCGCGGCCAGGGCGGCACCCCCCGGGCCGCCGCCGGCGCCCCGGTACGGGCGAAGGCCGCCCAGTAGTCCGTCATCGTGTCCGACAGCCGCCACTGTGCGGGCGTGAAGTGAGCGCGGGCCTCCGCATCGTCGAACACATAGGGCGTGTCTCCCGCGTGGAAGGCGCCGAAGTCGAAGTCACCGGGCAGCGGAAGGTACATCGGGGCGTCACGATCGGCGAACTCGTACGCGTACAACGGAACCCGCTGTGACAACACGGAGTGCTGCGCCGCGGTGCCCAGGGCCCACATCCGGTCGGTGACCACCGTGGCCCAAGCCAACGCGGGCGAGGGAAAGTCGCTCACCGGGTACTCGCGGGCCACCACGGCGGCATCCGCCCCGAACGCCGTGCTCAGTGCCCGGTCGTAGTCATCGGTGGTGAACGGCGCGCCCACGGCGTCGTACTGCATCCCCACGAAGGTGCGGTGTTCGTCCAACGTCGCACCCGACAGCACCGGCACCCGATGGAAACGCCCAGCGCCGAGGGCGGTGGGCGGTAGTTGCGGCAGGACCTCGTTGCCGTAGCCGAACGCCTGGAAGGCGTTCATGATGTGGGGCACCTTCAGGATCGTCTTCACCGGCAGTCCCCGCAGACACTCCAAGGTCCCTGCCGGATCGGCCGAAGCGCAGCCCAGTGACGCTGTCATCTCCGCACTGATCTCGCGCATCTCCCGCGCCGGGCGCCAGACGTACCAGGGATACCCGGGCACCTCGGGGCCCATCATCCCGGCCGGCATGTCCATCATGCCCTCCCCGCTGGAGAGCACGGCACGGTGGAAGAGGCCGCGGGCCCCGGGGGAGGTCAGATGGCCCGTGATGGCCGCCGCGCCGAAGGACGAACCGGCCACCGTCACCCGGGTGGGGTCACCGCCGAAGGAGGCCGCGTTGCGTTGCACCCAACGCAACGCGGCCTGCTGGTCCTGGAGCCCGAACGTCCCCGAGCCCGGCAGTCCCTGCTGCGCGTACCCTCCGAAGATCCCGAGCCGGTAGTTGATCGTCACCACGACGACCCCCCGGTCGGCCAAGCCCCGAGCGCCGAAGAACTCGCCCCCACCGACCGAGCCGTCACCGTGGATCCACACCAGGACCGGCCGCGGGCCGCCCCGACCCTTCGGCGGTGCGGTCACATTGAGGACCAGGCAGTCCTCCTCCAGGCTGGAGATGTCGGCGTACGCGGACGGCACCTGCGGACACAGCGGTCCCGGCCGGCTCGTATCCCGGACCCCCGACCAGTGCCCGGCCGGGCGCGGAGCGGCCCAGCGATGGACCCCGGTCGGTGGCCCGGCGTAGGGGATGCCGAAGAAGACCCGGTGTGCACCGGAGCGGGCCCCGCGCACCTGGCCCGTGTCGACCCTCACGGTGAGTTCGTCCTGCGGTTCGACCACGGGCGCCCGGTGCGGTGTGACGCCCAGTACGGCGGTCAGCGCCGCCACGGTGAACAGGGCCGTGGTCCAGGCCCTTCGTCCGGTGCTCATGGGGATGTGCACTCCTTGCCTGCTGAGCCGGTGGTGACGGTGGTGCGCTACGACAGGGGCGCCAGATCCGATCTGGCGGCCGGCGTACGCAATCTGGCACTCCGGTGCGGCCTCGTGCGCGCGGCCCGCCCTGACTAGGCCCGACGACACCCGACCGGGCGGCGCTGAGCTGGCGGCGCTGGTCGACATCTGCCCCCGCCCGTCACAGCCGCCATGGCACCGCAACCTCCGGTTCGTAGACGCAGGAGGTGCCTGTGGAGACCGTCGCCTCCAGATGCGTCGCCAGTTCGGGATGGTGCTCATGGAGGCGGCGCAGGACGTCCCGGATGCGGCCGGTGACGTTCTTGCGGGCGCGCTGGGCCTCGTCCCCCAGTCTGCGGGCCCGGCCGCCCAGCCCCACGGCCCGTCGCAGCTCGTCGATCAGGGCCTGCCGCTCCCGGTCGTACTCGGCGGCGCGCAGCTCGTCACCGAGGGCGTCCGCCCGGTCGATCTCCTCGTCGAGGCGCGCCAGTCGGGCGCGGTAGCGGGCCTTCGCCTCCTCGTCCAATACCGGATCACCGCCGAGAGCAGCCGCCGCCACCACGACCTCGCCGCCCTGCGGATTGAGCAATCGCACCGACGGCACCGGCCGGCCCGGCTGGCCCAGCAGCGCATGAAGGTCCCTGAGCCCCTTCGCGTCTGGCATATGCACGGTCCGACCGTCGAACCGCAGCCGCCATACGGCGCCCTGGTGGGAGAACTCGTACGCCGGAACCGCGCTCGTCGTGGTGACCGGTGCCGGTGCCGGTGCTGATCCGGGTGTGGGTGCGGGCCGGTGGGTGGTCGCGGCCAGCTCCCTGGCGCGGGCGGCGATGTGCACCATGCCCAACTCCTCCGCCTCCGCCAGGACCCGGTCCACCAGCTTCGCCGCCCGTTCCCGATCACCTTCGCCGCCCCGGGCCAGCAGCGCGGCGACGAGTTCACCGCCGGCCCGAGCCGACCAGGGCCGCGCATGGAGCCGTTCGGCACTGCGCTGTGCCTCGGTGAACCGGAGGACCGCGGCGTCCCAGTGCTCCTCGGCCGCGTCCAGCAGTCCGACCCATAGGGCCGTGGGCCCACTGATGTCCCAGCCGTACGCCGACACCAGCCACTGGCCCTCGTACGGCAGGAGGTCGGCCCTGGCCTGCGCGCACTGCTCGGGGTCCCGGGTCGCGGCGGCCTGTTGGGCCTGGTAGCGCAGCCACAGGGGCAGGACGCTCCGGTTGAGCACCTCGTGGTCCCCCGTCCCCGAGCCCGGCCGGGGAACGGGGGCGCTCAGGCGTTCCCCCCGTTCCAGGGCGGTCAGGGCGAACAGCAGCTCGGACGTGGGATGTTCCGCCGATCGCAGGGCCGAGTGGACCTCGGGCATGCTCGCGAACCGACCCTGGAGCACGGGCAGCACCCACCGCTGGTGGCCAATGAAGTACCGGTAGTAGTTGGGGTGTCGGCCGGTGAGCTCGATGGCCTCACCGAGCAGTTCCGCGGACTCGTCGAAGCGGCCCATGAAGGCGTGGACCACACTGCGGTCGATGATCGACGTCAGATTGCGGTGCGGGGCCTCGCCCGACCGGGAGGCGGCGACGAGGGCGTGGAACTGGTCGAGGAACCGTGGATCGTCCTGCTCCAACAGAGCGACCCAGCGCATAGAGGCACCGAGGAGTTCCATCCACCGATCACCACGACGCCGTGACACCTGCGTCAACTCCCCGGCGATGGCGACGCGCTCCGCCGTGGTGCTCGGCTCCCACACGGCGTGGAGGCGGGCCCACAACCCGAGCCGCAGGGCCTCGTCGTCCTGCGCGGTGCGGGCGGCGGCGATCACCGAACGGGCCACGACGGCGGCCGGATCGTCACCCTCGCCTGCTCCGTCGCCCGCAGGCTCTTGGGGGGCCAGCAGGTCCCGTGCCCACCGCAGCGCCCGGGCCCGTAGCCCCCGCTCGTCGCCCTGGCCGTCCGCTCCGTACAGGGTGAGCGCGACACGGCCCAGCAGCGGGGCGTCGCCCAGCTGTCGGGCCAGTGCCGCGGCGTCGGTGAAGACCAGCCAGGACTGCTCGTACTCTCCGCTGAGTTGCAGTTGCAGACCGAGTTCCAGGGCGACCAGGACCCGTTGTGGATCCGGGGCCTTGATGCCGATGTCGATGCGATCGAGCGCGCGCCGGAAGTGGCCCGCCGCCTCCTCGCTCGCCAGTCGACCCGCGGCGAGCCGGGCCGCTGAGAGCAGGAGCTCCACGGCCGTCGTGTGCGGCAACTCCGCCCCGGCGAAGTAGGCGTGACGGGCCAGATCGGTGGTGTGCACGGAGACCGATCCGCCCGCCGGACGGCCGGTGGGGCGCGGCGCGAGCAGCGCCCGTGCCGCGGCGGCGTGCAGTCTGCGCAGCCGCGGTCCGTCCAGCGAGCCGTAGAGGCACTCGCGGACGAGGTCGTGGGCGAAGTCGATCCGGTCCTCTCCCGACGGGACGACCACCCGCGTGCGCTCGGCCTCCGCGAGCAGCGTGTCGACCCGGGAGCGGGAGAGCGCCGTCATGGCGGCGAGGACGCCAGGATCGAAGTGCTCGCCGAGGACGGCCGCTGCCCGGAGCAGTTCGACGACCGGCTCGCCAACCAGGTCGAGTCGATGGCGCAGGGCGTCGTGCACCCCGGGGGAAACGGCGGTGAGGGGATGCCCGGCGGCCCACAGCCGGGCGCTCTCCTCGACGAAGAAGGGATTGCCCCCGGTGCGCCGATGCACCGCTTCGACGAGCTCGGGTGTCGGCCATCTCCCCGCGGTACGGGTGATCAGCTCGGCCACACCGGACGGTGCCAGCCCGCTGAGCTGGATCGTCGTGGCCTTCGCGGTCAAGGGGCTGAGCAGGGGGCGCAATGGGTGGTCGGGCCGCTCCACCTCGGTGTCGCGATAGGTGCCGATCAGCAGGAGCCGCTCGTACCAGGCATGTTGGGCCGCGAATTCCAGCAGGCTCAGCGAAGCGGCGTCCGCGCGGTGCAGGTCTTCGATGACCACCAGGACGGGACGGGACTGTGAGGTGACGATCAATAGGCTGGTCACCGCGTCGAACAGCCGGAACCGTTCCACGTCCTCGTCGGTGGTGGCCTCGCCGAGCAGGACGGGCAGCAGTCCCGCGGCGGCTTCGGTCGCACGTGACCACTCGTCGTCGCGCGCACTGCGCCGCAGACTGCGCACGGTCTGGGTCCAGGGCCAGTAGCCCGGTGAGCTGTCCGCGTCCCAACAGGCGCCCCGCAGGACCAGCGCACCGGTGCGCACGGCATCGTCAGCGGCCCGGCGCACCAGGGTCGTCTTGCCGATCCCGGCGTCTCCGGTGACCAGGACGAGGCCGCCGTGGCTCACGGTGGCCCGCCCCATCAGGGTCCGTAGCCGGTCGAGTTGGGTCTCTCGTTCGATGAGCGACGGTGGCATGGTGGATCCTCCCGGGCGGCGGCCACTGCCTTCATAGCCCTCGCACGGTCGGGAGGCGGGTGATGTCCGCCCGGGTCACCTGTTGGGGTGAGTGCGTGCTCGCCCCCGGGGCGGCCTGTGCGCGGGGTCGTTCACCAGCGCGGGAGACGGCTCTTCGGGGCGGGGGAGTCCTTCAGAAGACCCGGTCGGCGGTGGTCACATGGGCACAGCGCCCCGCCGCCCATTCCAGGGCCATCCGGTGCTCGCGCTCCGAGAAGTCCGCGACGGCGTCGGCGACCAGGAATGCCTGGATGTCCTGCATCCAGGCGTCGCAGGCCGTCATCAGGACTCCGATGTGGGCGTAGACGCCGGTGATGATGAGCTGGTCGCGACCCTGTTCACGCAGTAGTTCGCGCAGTTCGGTACGGACGAACGCGCTGTACTTCCACTTGGTCAGCACGGTGTCGCCGGCCGCGGGGGCGACGGCGTCGGCGATGGCTGCTGCGGTCGCGTCCGCGGGTAGGCCCGGTCCCCAGAAGTCCTGCTGGAGACCGCGCTCCTCGGGTGTCTGGCCGCCCGGTTGCGCGGTGTAGACGACCGGGACACCGAGCCGGGTCGCGTCCTTGCGCAACTGTGCCACGTGGTGCAGCAGGGTGGTCACCGGCTCGGCCTGGGTGTCGAACGCGGAGAGGAAGTAGTTCTGGAGGTCGTGGACGAGCAGCACCGCCCGATCCGGGTCCACCGTCCACTCCACCCGATTGGTGGGGAGCCCGTCTGGTTGGGGCATCGGATAGGGGGCGATGGCGGGCAGTGCCATGGAAGTGGTCCGTTTCCGTGTCGGGTGCTGGTCGGGTGGTTGTTGGGGCGGTCGGCGGTTGAGCGTCGGCCGGGAGGTGGAGGGAAGGGGACCACGGCCGTCCGACCCTGGGGCCTGACGGGTCGGACGGCCATGGCCTGCTGAGGGGCTATCCGGCCAGGTCGGGGGCCGGAGTCACCGCACGGAGGTCCTTCTTCGACACCTTGCCCACACCCGTCTTGGGGAAGGTGTCGACGAACACCACCCGGTCCGGCACCTTGTAGGCGGCCAGACCCCGTTCGCGTACGAACTTCTTGACGTCCAGAGCACGCAGTGGTGCGGCGCCGGAGCGCACGATGACATAGGCGCAGGTCCGCTCTCCGAGATAGGGGTCGGGTTCGGCCACCACATTGGCGTCGTGCACGGCCGGGTGGGCGAGGATGTGGTTCTCCACCTCCTCGGCGGCGATCTTCTCCCCGCCGCGGTTGATCTGGTCCTTGGCGCGCCCCTCCACCACGAGGTGGCCGCTCGCCGTCTGCCGGACGATGTCGCCGGTGCGGTAGAAGCCGTCATCGGTGAAGGAACGGGCGTTGTGCTCGGGTGCGTTCCAGTAGCCGCGGATCGTGTACGGGCCGCGGGTCAGCAGATGGCCGGTGGCACCGGGCGGCACGTCGTTGTCCTCATCGTCGACGATGCGGATCTCGTCGTCGGGGGAGATCGGCCTGCCCTGGGTGGCGATGACCGTCTCCAGCGGGTCGTCGAGCCGCGTGTAGTTGACCAGTCCCTCCGCCATGCCGAAGACCTGCTGGAGGGTGCATCCCAGCGCGGGGCGCACCCGGCGGGCGGCCTCCTCGCTGAACTTCGCACCGCCGACGAGCAGTACGTCGAGGCTGCTCAGGTCATAGGCGCTGCGGGGGGCCGCCTCGGTCCACACGATCGCCAGCGGCGGCACCAGGCCGGTGATGGTGACGCCCTCGCTCTCGATCAGCCGGAAGGCCACATCGGGCACCGGCTGGGGGCACAGCACCACTCGACCGCCGGCGTACAGCGTGCCCAGCGAACCGGGCGAGGACAGCGGGAAGTTGTGCGCAGCGGGCAGTACACAGAGGTACACACTGTCCTCGTCGACGGCGCAGATGTCGTTGGAGCCGCGCAGCGAGTAGATGTAGTCGTCGTGGGTGCGGGGGATCAACTTGGGTACGCCGGTGCTGCCCCCGGACAGCTGGAGGAAGGCGAGTTCGTGGGACGCGGGCCCGCCGAGCCCGATCGGCGCGGCCGGTACATCCGCCAGGTCCTCGAAGTAGCCCGCGTCACCACCGGTGACGAACACATGCTTGAGCGAGGGGGCCTCGGCGCAGGCGACGGCGGCCAGCGTCCGGTAGTCGAAGCCGTCGTGTTCGGACGGAATGACATAGGCGACGGCCTCGGTGAAGGTGCAGAAGTAGACGATCTCGCTCTTGCGGTGGGCCGGCAGCGCGAAGACGGGCAGGGCACCGATCCGGAACAGTGCGAAGACGACCTCGAAGAACTCGGCCACGTTCGGGAGCTGTACGACGACCCGGTCGCCCTTGCTGATGCCGCGGGCGATGAATCCCGCCGCCAGCCGGTCGGCGCGCAGATCCAGTTCGCCGTAGGTCCACGTGCGTCGACCGCCGTCCGGGCCACCCGTCGGGTCGACGATGGCGATCCGTTCCGGGTGCTCCGCGGCCCGCTCGCGCAACATCCTGCCGAAGGTCTCGTTCCGCCACCAGCCGGCGGCACGGTAACGGTCGGCGAACTCCGCCGGCCAGGTGGGTGTCTCGTACCCGAGGACCTCTTCGGCGGGTGCCAGCAGGGCTTCTGCGGGATAGGCGGTCACAGCTGGGCTCCCACTGCGTTGAGGAAGGTATGGAACTTGGCGGCGGTCTCCGCCGTCTCGGCCTCCGGCTCGGACGCGGCGACCACACCGGCGCCGGCGTAGAGCCGCATGGAGCGTTCGGTCGCCTCGGCGCAGCGGATGGTGACGACCCATTCGCCATCGCCCTCCGGGGTGCCCCAGCCGACGATGCCGGTGAAGAAGCCCCGGTCGAAGGTCTCCGTCTCGCCGATCACCGCACGGGCGAGCGCGGTGGGGGTTCCGCACACCGCCGGGGTGGGGTGCAGTGCGCACGCGATTTCCAGGGCGGATGCCTCGGGCGTGGCGAGTACGCCGGTGACGGTGGTCGAGAGATGCCACATGGTGGCGGTCCTGATCAGAGTGGGCCGTGCGGGCACGTCGATCCTGTGACAGAACCGGCCCATCCCCTGGTGGACGGCGTCGACGACGACCGCGTGTTCATGGAGGTCCTTCGCGGACTGGAGGAGTCCAGCGGCGCGCCGTACGTCTTCGGCGAGATCGGGGCTGCGTGGTACGGAGCCGGCGAGCGGGTTGGCGACGAGGAGTTCACCGCGTCGGGAGACGAGCAGTTCGGGGCTGGCCCCGAGCAGGGTGCGACCGGGCGATGTGGGCAGGGCGAACGTGTAGCCCGAGGGGTCGCGACGCGCCAGGCGTTGCACCATCGGAGGGAGATCGAGGGGGTTCCCGCTGGACAGGGTGAGCGTGCGGGCGAGGACCACCTTGCTGAACTCGCCGCGCCACATGCGGTCCACGGCTGCGGCCACGCCCTTGGCGTACACCTCGGGCTCGGGCTCGGTACGTATCTCCCAGTCGACGGCGGGAGCGCTTTCGGCGGGGAGGGCGATGAGGGGGTCGGCTGCCAGTGCGGGCCCGGAGCGCACGGTCTCTGGGATGACGAGGGCGGAGGGTGCCGACTGGTCGAACGGAATGGCGCCCATGACGAGGGGAGCCGTCTGTGAGGAGCGGGCGTCGTCCAGGGCGGTCGCCACCCGCTGCGCGAGCGGTTGGCCCCCTTCGGGGACGCGTTGGTGCACTCCTCGTGCCAGCAGGGTGCGGGTGGGGGTGGCGAGGAACCGGTCCCCCGAACGGTAGGCGTCGAGAAGAGAGGTGGCCGCTCCCACGGCGGGGTGTGCCGGGTCGGCCGACGTTCTGTGCGTGGCGACTTCGTGGGCAGCCGTCGACACGGTGACTCCTCTGTTCGATGTATTCGATGTGAAGGGTGCGGGGAAGGTGCGTCGCCGGTGGCGATCTGGAAGCGAAGCGTTCTGGTGGATCGGGGGCCCGGGCCGCTCATGCGCGACTCGGCACGGGGCCGGCCCCACGGTCCGTTCGGCACGGTGGGATCAGCGCAGGGTGGCGCCACCGTCGACGTAGAGGTCGTGCATGGTGATCTGCCGGGCACGGTCGGACGCGAGGAAGACCACGGCATCCGCGATGTCCTCGGGGAGCGCGATCCGGCCCAGGGGGATTCCGGTGCGGTAGGCGTCGGGGTGTGGGTCGCCGTCGATGACCGTGGCGGGGCCCGATGCGTCGGTCCACAGTGCGCGCTGCATCGGGGTGTCCGTGGAGCCGGGGGCCACCACGTTGCAGCGGATGCCCGTGCGGGCCATCTCCAAGCCCAGACACTTGGTGAACATGACGGCAGCGGCCTTGGACGCGGCGTAGGCGGCCATCTGCGGGCGGGGGATGCCCGCCGCGTTGGACGCGACGGTCACGACGCAGCCGCGGCGGCGGGGGGCCATGCGGCGCACCACGGCCCGGGACAGATGGAAGACGCCCGTGGTGTTGACGGCGAAGGTCTCCGCCCAGTCCTCGTCGGTCAACTCGATGGCCGGCGCGGTGCGCAGGATGCCCGCGACGTTCACCAGGATGTCCACCGGGCCGAGTTCGCGCTCCACCCGGTCCACCGTGTCCTCGACCGCGTGCACGTCGGTGACGTCCAGCGGGAAGGGGGTGACGGTGCCGGCCGACGGGTTGTCCTTGAACTCGTCGGTGAGCGTCGAGGCCAGGGCGAA
Coding sequences within:
- a CDS encoding carboxylesterase/lipase family protein; the encoded protein is MSTGRRAWTTALFTVAALTAVLGVTPHRAPVVEPQDELTVRVDTGQVRGARSGAHRVFFGIPYAGPPTGVHRWAAPRPAGHWSGVRDTSRPGPLCPQVPSAYADISSLEEDCLVLNVTAPPKGRGGPRPVLVWIHGDGSVGGGEFFGARGLADRGVVVVTINYRLGIFGGYAQQGLPGSGTFGLQDQQAALRWVQRNAASFGGDPTRVTVAGSSFGAAAITGHLTSPGARGLFHRAVLSSGEGMMDMPAGMMGPEVPGYPWYVWRPAREMREISAEMTASLGCASADPAGTLECLRGLPVKTILKVPHIMNAFQAFGYGNEVLPQLPPTALGAGRFHRVPVLSGATLDEHRTFVGMQYDAVGAPFTTDDYDRALSTAFGADAAVVAREYPVSDFPSPALAWATVVTDRMWALGTAAQHSVLSQRVPLYAYEFADRDAPMYLPLPGDFDFGAFHAGDTPYVFDDAEARAHFTPAQWRLSDTMTDYWAAFARTGAPAAARGVPPWPRYAPGAPVPYTQSLAPDAIGPVDYVRGHRLEFWRRLG
- a CDS encoding class I SAM-dependent methyltransferase, which encodes MFSTSGPTLRELTVQALSSIERGYDLLAPKFNATPFRTPDRILDPVTAAIRTLGPFRSGLDLCCGTGAGMGVLREVCSERITGVDFSAGMLAEARSSLSAPTDGPHAGWVRADALALPFHHAFDLAVSFGAFGHFLPAERPRLFAEVHRALRPGGMFAFPLPAPPRVGSPAYLTLLAFDAAMRVRNALWHPSFVMYYRTFRLHEVRKELIDAGFTVELSPLEQLGRLPDGSPRCRLVVARRPV
- a CDS encoding XdhC/CoxI family protein codes for the protein MLDIADDLNRWVVQGRAFAVATVVGISGSAPRQLGAALAVDAEGNAIGSVSGGCVEGAVYELCRQANEDGRPIRERFDHDDEDAFAVGLSCGGVIDVLVTPIRPPGSRAQAHHAGPVDPSTVVHAALAAAARGESVALARVIDGPSSLVGRALLARPGGACEGTLGGRPELDRAVAAEAAVLWEAGRTATVDLGADGSRCATALRILVETTGPAPRMIVFGAVDFASALVRIGKFLGYHVTVCDARPVFATRERFPEADEIVVDWPHRYLDATRTDARTVLCVLTHDAKFDIPLLERALRLPVAYVGAMGSRRTHRERDARLRAAGLTDRERAGLRSPIGLDLGAHTPEETALSIAAEIVAGRRGGSGVPLRGGQRPIHHSGPHHPPSGEAHFGALT
- a CDS encoding AAA family ATPase; translated protein: MPPSLIERETQLDRLRTLMGRATVSHGGLVLVTGDAGIGKTTLVRRAADDAVRTGALVLRGACWDADSSPGYWPWTQTVRSLRRSARDDEWSRATEAAAGLLPVLLGEATTDEDVERFRLFDAVTSLLIVTSQSRPVLVVIEDLHRADAASLSLLEFAAQHAWYERLLLIGTYRDTEVERPDHPLRPLLSPLTAKATTIQLSGLAPSGVAELITRTAGRWPTPELVEAVHRRTGGNPFFVEESARLWAAGHPLTAVSPGVHDALRHRLDLVGEPVVELLRAAAVLGEHFDPGVLAAMTALSRSRVDTLLAEAERTRVVVPSGEDRIDFAHDLVRECLYGSLDGPRLRRLHAAAARALLAPRPTGRPAGGSVSVHTTDLARHAYFAGAELPHTTAVELLLSAARLAAGRLASEEAAGHFRRALDRIDIGIKAPDPQRVLVALELGLQLQLSGEYEQSWLVFTDAAALARQLGDAPLLGRVALTLYGADGQGDERGLRARALRWARDLLAPQEPAGDGAGEGDDPAAVVARSVIAAARTAQDDEALRLGLWARLHAVWEPSTTAERVAIAGELTQVSRRRGDRWMELLGASMRWVALLEQDDPRFLDQFHALVAASRSGEAPHRNLTSIIDRSVVHAFMGRFDESAELLGEAIELTGRHPNYYRYFIGHQRWVLPVLQGRFASMPEVHSALRSAEHPTSELLFALTALERGERLSAPVPRPGSGTGDHEVLNRSVLPLWLRYQAQQAAATRDPEQCAQARADLLPYEGQWLVSAYGWDISGPTALWVGLLDAAEEHWDAAVLRFTEAQRSAERLHARPWSARAGGELVAALLARGGEGDRERAAKLVDRVLAEAEELGMVHIAARARELAATTHRPAPTPGSAPAPAPVTTTSAVPAYEFSHQGAVWRLRFDGRTVHMPDAKGLRDLHALLGQPGRPVPSVRLLNPQGGEVVVAAAALGGDPVLDEEAKARYRARLARLDEEIDRADALGDELRAAEYDRERQALIDELRRAVGLGGRARRLGDEAQRARKNVTGRIRDVLRRLHEHHPELATHLEATVSTGTSCVYEPEVAVPWRL